The Triplophysa rosa linkage group LG25, Trosa_1v2, whole genome shotgun sequence genome window below encodes:
- the aars2 gene encoding LOW QUALITY PROTEIN: alanine--tRNA ligase, mitochondrial (The sequence of the model RefSeq protein was modified relative to this genomic sequence to represent the inferred CDS: substituted 1 base at 1 genomic stop codon) codes for MAAHIRLVKRLHCALLNTKLSAFSASIRRCSALSYPRPHKEFTSERVRRTFIDFFKEGYEHKEVPSSLVRPRGDPSLLFVNAGMNQFKPILLGCADPRSEMASYRRVVNSQKCVRAGGKHNDLEEVGRDVYHHTFFEMLGNWSFGDYFKVEACAMAWRLLTEEYGIPAERLYVSYFSGDAASGLPADEETREIWLSMGLRPDHVLPFGMKDNFWEMGEMGPXGPCTEIHYDHVGNRNAASLVNADSPDVVEIWNLVFMQYNREGDGSLRSLPRCSVDTGMGLERLVTVLQGRRSNYDTDLFTPLLSAIHQCSKAPAYQGRTGDADVGRVDMAYRVVADHIRTLCVCIAEGVYPGMTGAELVLRRILRRAVRFSTEVLQAPEGALASLVPTVAHIIGDAYPELHTESERIMDLIHQNEVQFLTSLKQGRRVIDRTLNTIDKDTAVFPASVAWSLHRNLGFPLDLIDLMLEERDKMVDKKEMKELEDEYEKLRCQSEEDDGDGVDQLDLHSLAELQIRDVPHTDDSLKYSYSLGQDGRYVFPPCRASVLALYSEGSLVSEVGEGQRCGVILDRTNFYAEQGGQAHDQGYFTKDEPQDVLFPVERVRLAGGYVVHQITAAETLRTGDQVLLHVDETQRLGCMVKHTATHILNFALRELLGPGVNQRGSHVAANRLRFDFSVKGSLSVSQLQQVQALVQNIIQQNAEVHIEEIPLSRANQIATLRTIDEVYPDPVRVVSVAVPVSDLLNSNTVRRTSVELCCGTHLLRTGEIRDLIIVSERQMVKGISRIIAVTGDEAKAARETGQVMQEEVKSLAARVGVDNALSLPAAQSLSKEVGLLTDAVESTSIPQWQRRELQSHLKALQKSSNTTIRKLEIREATLKANDLLEKHSNKAVLVDFVQTDSTSILMKTVNQLSKNTPDSLVMLLSHLQTSEKVLCACQVPKGCTSVSACEWALAVCERFGGNAGGSDVVANGVSNATNVTDVSEILRWAEKFACGKIKNVD; via the exons ATGGCTGCGCACATTCGACTTGTGAAACGGCTTCACTGTGCACTTTTAAATACGAAATTAAGCGCTTTCTCGGCGAGCATAAGAAGATGCTCTGCGCTATCCTACCCACGGCCACATAAAGAATTCACATCTGAAAGAGTACGTCGGACATTTATTGACTTTTTTAAGGAGGGTTATGAACACAAAGAGGTGCCGTCCTCTCTCGTGCGTCCGAGAGGAGACCCGAGTCTACTGTTTGTCAATGCAGGAATGAACCAG TTCAAGCCCATTCTCCTGGGCTGCGCAGACCCCCGCAGTGAGATGGCATCATACCGGCGGGTGGTGAACAGTCAGAAGTGTGTCCGGGCAGGAGGGAAACACAACGACCTGGAGGAAGTGGGAAGAGACGTGTACCACCATACCTTCTTCGAGATGCTGGGGAACTGGTCATTTGGAGATTACTTTAAG GTGGAGGCGTGCGCGATGGCTTGGCGTCTTTTAACAGAGGAATACGGCATTCCCGCAGAACGACTGTATGTCTCGTACTTCTCCGGAGATGCGGCGAGCGGTCTGCCGGCTGATGAAGAAACACGGGAGATCTGGCTCAGCATGGG ACTGCGACCGGATCACGTGTTGCCATTCGGAATGAAGGATAATTTTTGGGAAATGGGCGAGATGGGTCCGTGAGGCCCCTGCACGGAGATTCACTACGATCACGTTGGGAATCGGAATGCCGCGTCGCTGGTCAATGCAGACAGTCCGGATGTTGTTGAGATCTGGAATCTGGTATTTATGCAGTATAACAG ggaAGGAGACGGCAGTTTGCGATCTCTCCCTCGGTGCAGTGTGGACACTGGGATGGGTTTAGAGCGACTGGTTACTGTCCTACAAGGAAGACGTTCCAATTACGACACAGACCTCTTCACACCTCTATTGTCTGCTATCCACCAG tgctCTAAAGCTCCAGCGTATCAGGGCAGGACCGGTGATGCTGATGTGGGTCGGGTGGACATGGCTTACCGGGTTGTTGCTGACCATATTCGCAcgctctgtgtgtgtattgccGAAGGAGTTTATCCAGGCATGACTGGCGCAGA GTTGGTGCTGAGACGTATACTGAGACGTGCGGTGCGGTTTTCAACAGAAGTTCTGCAGGCTCCCGAGGGCGCGCTGGCAAGCCTGGTGCCAACTGTAGCTCATATAATT GGTGATGCCTATCCAGAATTGCACACAGAATCTGAACGA ATCATGGATCTGATTCATCAGAATGAAGTCCAATTCTTGACCTCGCTGAAACAGGGCAGAAGAGTCATCGACAGGACTCTGAACACTATAGATAAAGACACAGCTGTTTTTCCAG CCTCAGTTGCGTGGTCACTGCATCGTAACCTGGGCTTCCCACTTGACCTCATTGACCTGATGCTGGAGGAGAGGGACAAGATGGTCGATAAGAAAGAAATGAAGGAGCTCGAAGATGAATATGAGAAG ttgAGGTGTCAGTCAGAAGAGGATGATGGAGACGGGGTGGACCAGCTGGATCTTCACAGCCTAGCGGAGCTGCAGATCCGAGACGTTCCTCATACGGATGACTCGCTGAAATACTCCTACAGTCTGGGGCAGGACGGGCGATACG TCTTTCCGCCTTGCAGAGCGTCGGTCCTGGCGTTGTACTCTGAGGGATCCCTGGTGTCAGAGGTGGGTGAAGGTCAGCGCTGTGGTGTGATCCTGGACCGTACCAATTTCTATGCAGAACAGGGTGGACAGGCGCACGACCAGGGTTACTTCACCAAAGACGAACCGCAG GATGTGCTGTTTCCAGTAGAACGTGTCCGTCTGGCTGGAGGTTACGTGGTACATCAGATCACTGCGGCGGAGACTCTGAGAACCGGAGACCAAGTATTGCTTCATGTGGATGAG ACTCAGCGTTTGGGCTGCATGGTGAAGCACACCGCTACACATATTCTTAACTTCGCCCTGCGAGAGCTGCTGGGTCCTGGGGTTAATCAGCGAGGGTCTCACGTTGCCGCCAACCGCCTCCGCTTTGACTTTAGTGTGAAG GGTTCTCTGAGCGTGTCTCAGTTGCAGCAGGTCCAGGCGTTGGTGCAGAACATCATTCAGCAGAACGCAGAGGTGCACATAGAGGAAATCCCACTGTCCAGAGCCAATCAGATCGCAACCCTGAGGACCATAGATGAG gTGTATCCCGACCCAGTGCGTGTGGTGTCCGTGGCTGTGCCTGTTTCAGATCTCCTCAACTCAAACACAGTCCGACGCACCTCTGTGGAGCTGTGCTGTGGCAC GCATTTACTGCGGACGGGAGAAATCAGGGACCTCATCATCGTGTCTGAGCGTCAAATGGTCAAAGGCATTAGTCGCATCATTGCCGTTACCGGAGACGAAGCTAAAGCG GCTCGGGAGACAGGCCAAGTCATGCAAGAGGAGGTGAAGTCTTTGGCGGCCCGTGTTGGTGTCGACAACGCCCTCTCTCTACCAGCAGCACAGAGCCTCTCCAAAGAAGTCGGCCTTCTGACCgat GCGGTCGAGAGCACATCGATTCCACAATGGCAGAGAAGAGAGCTGCAGTCTCACTTAAAGGCTCTACAGAAGAGCAGCAACACGACCATCAGGAAGCTGGAGATCAGAGAG GCCACCTTGAAAGCAAATGACCTGCTGGAGAAACACTCAAATAAAGCTGTGCTGGTAGACTTTGTCCAGACTGACTCCACATCG ATCCTAATGAAGACCGTGAACCAGCTGAGCAAGAATACCCCAGATTCTTTGGTCATGTTGCTGTCTCACCTGCAGACATCTGAGAAGGTGCTGTGTGCCTGCCAAGTACCAAAG GGCTGTACTAGTGTTTCTGCGTGCGAGTGGGCTCTCGCAGTGTGTGAGCGGTTTGGAGGAAATGCAGGTGGCTCTGACGTAGTCGCGAATGGTGTTAGCAATGCGACCAATGTCACTGATGTTTCAGAGATCCTGCGCTGGGCTGAAAAATTTGCTTGTGGCAAAATTAAGAATGTGGACTGA